The following coding sequences lie in one Rutidosis leptorrhynchoides isolate AG116_Rl617_1_P2 chromosome 4, CSIRO_AGI_Rlap_v1, whole genome shotgun sequence genomic window:
- the LOC139904425 gene encoding MLO-like protein 1 — protein MAGGGEGEGTSLEFTPTWVVAAVCTVIVGISLAVERLLHFTGKKLKKAGQKPLFEALQKIKEELMLLGFISLLLTVFQSRIIKMCVRKSLMEHLLPCSLTEMNDAESPKPEATSHLRHLLAEEATATGYCAMKNKVPLLSLEALHHLHIFIFVLAVVHVTFSVLTVVFGGAKIRQWRYWEESISKENFDHSQVLKPKVTQVKDHDFIKNRFLGIGKRSAIRGWLHSLFKQFYGSVTKSDYVALRLGFITTHCKGNPKFNFHKYMIRALEDDFKKVVGISWYLWVFVVIFLLLNIHGWHTYFWIAFVPFILLLAVGTKLEHIIIQLAHEVAEKHIAIEGDLVVQPSDDHFWFKRPKIVLFFIHFILFQNAFEIAFFFWIWVQYGFDSCVMGKVRYIIPRLIIGVFIQIMCSYSSLPLYALVTQMGTNFKKSIFDEHIQAKVVGWAQHAKKKAHNGGANGSSHDGSNAQTAPTAAAAAFKGGIQLAKLNQNQQPQL, from the exons ATGGCGGGTGGTGGTGAAGGTGAAGGAACATCGTTAGAGTTTACACCAACATGGGTTGTCGCCGCCGTTTGTACGGTCATCGTCGGAATCTCACTTGCAGTTGAACGGCTACTTCATTTCACCGGAaag AAATTAAAGAAAGCAGGTCAAAAGCCTCTTTTTGAAGCCTTGCAAAAGATCAAAGaag AGTTGATGCTGTTGGGGTTTATTTCTCTCTTACTAACTGTTTTTCAATCAAGAATTATCAAAATGTGCGTGAGGAAGAGTTTAATGGAGCACCTTTTACCATGTTCATTGACTGAAATGAACGACGCCGAAAGTCCTAAGCCTGAGGCTACGTCTCATCTTCGTCATTTGCTTGCGGAAGAAGCAACGGCTACGGGTTATTGTGCTATGAAG AATAAGGTTCCACTGTTATCTCTTGAGGCATTGCATCATCTACACATCTTTATTTTTGTATTGGCCGTTGTGCACGTCACATTTTCTGTTCTCACGGTTGTATTTGGAGGTGCAAAG ATACGACAATGGAGGTATTGGGAAGAATCTATCAGTAAAGAAAATTTTGACCATTCACAAG TGTTGAAGCCGAAAGTCACTCAAGTTAAAGATCACGATTTCATTAAGAACCGTTTCTTGGGTATTGGTAAACGTTCGGCCATTCGAGGCTGGCTG CATTCTCTTTTCAAGCAATTTTACGGATCAGTCACCAAGTCAGATTATGTAGCATTGCGTTTGGGATTTATTACA ACACATTGTAAGGGTAACCCTAAGTTCAATTTTCACAAGTACATGATACGGGCTTTGGAAGATGATTTTAAGAAAGTGGTTGGTATCAG CTGGTATCTATGGGTGTTTGTGGTCATTTTCTTGTTACTGAACATTCACG GTTGGCATACATATTTTTGGATTGCTTTTGTCCCTTTCATT CTTCTGCTTGCCGTGGGAACAAAGCTTGAGCACATAATAATTCAATTAGCTCATGAGGTTGCCGAAAAACATATAGCCATAGAAGGTGATTTGGTTGTACAACCGTCTGATGATCATTTTTGGTTTAAACGGCCCAAAATCGTGCTTTTCTTCATACATTTTATACTTTTCCAAAATGCATTCGAGATTGCTTTCTTCTTCTGGATTTGG GTTCAATATGGCTTTGACTCGTGCGTGATGGGGAAAGTACGCTACATCATTCCTAGACTCATCATCGG GGTATTCATTCAGATTATGTGCAGTTACAGCTCTTTACCACTTTACGCTCTCGTGACACAG ATGGGAACGAATTTCAAGAAATCGATATTTGATGAGCATATTCAAGCTAAAGTTGTGGGTTGGGCTCAACATGCCAAGAAAAAAGCACATAATGGTGGAGCTAATGGCTCGAGCCATGATGGCTCAAATGCCCAAACTGCACCAACTGCTGCAGCTGCTGCTTTCAAGGGTGGTATTCAACTTGCTAAATTGAATCAGAACCAGCAGCCGCAGTTGTGA